One segment of Nitrospirota bacterium DNA contains the following:
- a CDS encoding riboflavin synthase: protein MFTGIVEETGVVKKIAKSKQFARITIEAKNVLKNVVPGESISVDGACLTVVQYSRPIRNKPRGGSMFSADLSDETLKRTTLGSLHPGSPVNLERAARFSDRIGGHLVSGHIDGIGAIKKIEPVENACLFFIELPKKLLKYCIEKGSIAIDGVSLTVNQINPRGIFLMIIPHTLKVTTLGHKKEGDKVNIENDLVGKYVERFVKFR from the coding sequence GTGTTTACGGGTATTGTTGAAGAGACGGGTGTCGTTAAGAAAATCGCCAAATCGAAGCAATTTGCCCGTATTACGATTGAAGCTAAAAATGTTTTAAAAAATGTCGTTCCCGGAGAAAGCATTTCAGTCGATGGGGCTTGTTTAACAGTGGTTCAGTATTCCAGACCGATTAGAAACAAACCGCGGGGGGGGAGTATGTTTTCAGCCGATCTTTCAGACGAAACGCTGAAGCGGACGACGTTGGGCAGCCTTCATCCGGGAAGCCCGGTGAATCTTGAACGGGCGGCGCGATTTTCAGACCGGATCGGAGGGCATCTCGTTTCCGGCCATATTGACGGCATCGGCGCCATCAAAAAAATAGAACCGGTTGAAAACGCTTGCCTTTTCTTCATTGAGTTGCCCAAAAAGCTCTTAAAGTATTGTATTGAAAAAGGCTCCATTGCCATTGATGGCGTCAGCTTAACCGTGAACCAAATCAACCCGCGTGGGATTTTCCTGATGATCATCCCCCACACGTTAAAAGTGACCACGCTCGGCCATAAAAAAGAAGGCGACAAAGTGAATATTGAAAACGACCTGGTGGGCAAGTACGTCGAACGGTTCGTAAAATTCAGATAA
- a CDS encoding GNAT family N-acetyltransferase produces the protein MVAEAERVLAASRIGSLLGFAAFEAHSLQPVGAAWIRLLNGPEKGYGYLNDFTPELAIGVLPEHQNKRIGTELLRLLIESATRFYSSISLGVRAKNPAVKLYKQFGFQIVEGTEHVNRVGVQALIMKLELNKI, from the coding sequence ATTGTTGCAGAAGCTGAACGGGTATTAGCGGCGTCTCGAATTGGGTCGTTATTAGGCTTTGCCGCGTTTGAAGCACACAGTTTACAACCGGTGGGGGCTGCCTGGATCCGCTTACTGAATGGGCCGGAGAAAGGTTATGGATATCTGAATGACTTCACGCCGGAACTGGCTATAGGTGTTCTTCCAGAGCACCAGAATAAGAGAATAGGAACTGAGTTATTGAGATTACTCATCGAGTCTGCAACACGCTTTTACTCCTCTATTTCTTTAGGTGTGCGAGCCAAAAACCCCGCTGTAAAACTTTACAAACAGTTTGGATTTCAAATTGTAGAGGGAACCGAACATGTAAATCGTGTCGGTGTTCAGGCGCTTATCATGAAGTTAGAACTAAATAAAATCTAA
- a CDS encoding HigA family addiction module antidote protein, with protein sequence MARIPIHPGEHLAEELKALDMSAAELARQMKVPTNRVTEILNGQRSITGDTALRLGHYFNTSGQFWLNLQSNYELCLAEQKTGKSIKALPTLKTRKAKDHQLAPA encoded by the coding sequence ATGGCACGTATTCCGATTCACCCCGGCGAACACTTGGCCGAAGAACTGAAAGCGCTCGACATGAGCGCCGCCGAACTCGCCCGGCAGATGAAGGTGCCGACCAACCGCGTCACTGAAATTCTGAACGGACAGCGTTCTATCACCGGCGACACGGCTCTGCGCCTTGGCCATTATTTCAACACGAGCGGACAATTTTGGCTCAACCTGCAAAGTAATTATGAGCTATGCTTGGCCGAACAAAAAACTGGGAAGTCCATCAAGGCTTTGCCGACTCTCAAGACCCGTAAGGCTAAGGACCACCAACTGGCCCCTGCCTAG
- a CDS encoding DUF2834 domain-containing protein, translating to MILSVPGVLIPWAFLIGFLGVPEPTISLFFTSIFANHVSSAVAGDLLVSVVVFFVFLFYEGSRLNMKNLWLFIPATLLIGLSFGLPLFLYFRAKRLGN from the coding sequence TTGATTTTGTCTGTTCCAGGCGTCCTTATCCCCTGGGCATTTCTTATTGGCTTCCTTGGGGTTCCAGAGCCAACAATCTCTCTTTTCTTCACATCCATATTTGCAAATCATGTCTCTTCTGCCGTCGCGGGGGATCTGCTTGTTTCAGTAGTCGTGTTTTTCGTATTTTTATTTTACGAGGGGAGCCGCCTTAATATGAAAAATCTTTGGCTTTTTATTCCAGCGACATTGCTGATTGGCCTTTCATTCGGGTTGCCGCTATTTCTTTATTTCCGAGCGAAACGGCTTGGAAATTGA
- a CDS encoding NAD(P)-dependent alcohol dehydrogenase, translated as MKAIVYTKYGPPDVLELKEVEKPTPKDNEVLVKVRAASVNAADWRLMRADPFLARLYSGLLKPTKFQILGADIAGRVEAVGKNVGQFQLGDDVFGDIFASGFGGFAEYKCARENELVLKPANISFEEAAAVPLAALTALHGLRDKGQIQTGQKVLINGASGGVGTFAVQIAKYFGAEVTAVCSTGKVDMARSIGADHVIDYTQEDFIKSGRHYDLILAVNGFRSIFDYKRALSPRGIYVMAGGNTAQLFQALLLGPWISMAGSKKMGALTSTPNQKDLLFLKELLESGKIKPVIDRCYLLSEVPEALRYLEEGHAQGKVVITVEHDNKNLTTAST; from the coding sequence GTGAAAGCAATTGTATACACAAAATACGGACCACCGGATGTTCTTGAATTAAAAGAAGTAGAAAAACCTACTCCCAAGGACAATGAAGTACTGGTAAAAGTCCGTGCGGCATCAGTGAATGCCGCTGACTGGCGTCTCATGAGAGCTGACCCGTTCCTGGCCCGTCTGTACTCCGGGCTTCTAAAGCCAACAAAATTCCAGATACTCGGTGCCGACATTGCGGGGCGGGTTGAGGCGGTGGGTAAGAATGTCGGCCAGTTTCAACTTGGTGATGATGTGTTCGGGGACATATTCGCAAGTGGTTTTGGCGGATTTGCCGAATATAAGTGTGCCCGTGAAAATGAATTGGTGTTGAAGCCAGCCAATATATCGTTCGAGGAAGCGGCGGCCGTGCCTTTGGCAGCACTCACCGCCTTGCACGGACTTCGCGACAAGGGGCAGATACAGACGGGACAAAAGGTTTTGATCAATGGTGCGTCCGGTGGTGTTGGTACGTTTGCGGTGCAGATCGCCAAGTATTTCGGGGCTGAAGTTACCGCCGTGTGTAGCACGGGGAAGGTGGATATGGCGCGCTCGATTGGCGCCGACCATGTTATCGACTACACGCAGGAGGATTTCATCAAGAGCGGGCGGCATTATGACCTGATCCTTGCGGTGAACGGATTTCGTTCGATCTTCGATTACAAGCGTGCATTAAGTCCCCGAGGGATTTATGTTATGGCTGGAGGTAATACAGCCCAGCTATTTCAAGCCCTGCTTCTGGGACCATGGATATCCATGGCCGGGAGCAAGAAGATGGGTGCCCTGACGTCAACACCTAACCAGAAGGATCTGCTCTTTCTGAAAGAGCTTCTTGAATCCGGCAAAATAAAACCTGTCATCGATAGATGTTATCTGCTGAGTGAAGTCCCTGAAGCACTCCGGTATCTTGAAGAAGGCCACGCCCAAGGAAAAGTAGTAATAACTGTGGAACATGACAACAAAAACCTAACAACGGCTTCAACCTGA
- a CDS encoding DUF4440 domain-containing protein: METEKDIGVTIIAMERKALDRWGKGDPSGYLEISAPEVLYFDPFLERRLDGLEALTRYYEAIRGRILIDRDEIINPKVQICGEVAALTFNYISYTGETQMRWNCSEVYQHQDGHWRIIQTHWSITQPLK, from the coding sequence ATGGAAACCGAGAAAGACATTGGAGTGACCATTATTGCCATGGAACGTAAGGCCTTGGATCGATGGGGCAAGGGAGACCCCTCCGGCTATTTGGAGATCTCTGCTCCTGAGGTTTTATATTTTGACCCCTTTCTGGAACGTCGCTTGGATGGCCTGGAGGCGCTGACCCGTTATTACGAAGCCATCCGAGGAAGAATTTTAATTGACCGAGATGAGATCATCAATCCAAAAGTACAAATATGCGGCGAGGTGGCCGCGCTCACGTTTAATTACATTTCGTATACCGGAGAAACACAAATGCGCTGGAATTGCTCCGAGGTATATCAGCATCAAGACGGTCATTGGCGGATCATCCAAACTCACTGGTCAATCACTCAGCCCTTGAAGTAA
- a CDS encoding type II toxin-antitoxin system RelE/ParE family toxin, with protein sequence MIISYRDKRTRDFAVGKRVKPFASIERAARLKLDRLEAALSLKDLVGLPGNRFEALKGNRRGQFSIRINDQWRLCFEWPEDSLGPVKVEIVDYH encoded by the coding sequence ATGATTATCAGCTATCGGGACAAGCGGACTAGAGACTTCGCTGTGGGTAAACGAGTGAAACCGTTTGCCAGTATCGAACGAGCCGCGCGGCTGAAGCTCGACCGTCTTGAAGCAGCCCTGTCTCTCAAAGATCTTGTCGGCTTGCCCGGTAATCGCTTCGAAGCGCTGAAAGGTAACCGGCGTGGCCAATTTAGCATCCGCATTAACGATCAGTGGCGCCTATGCTTCGAATGGCCCGAAGATTCTCTCGGACCGGTAAAAGTAGAAATTGTTGATTACCATTAG